Proteins from a single region of Azospira inquinata:
- a CDS encoding TetR family transcriptional regulator: MARKTKAEAELTRLQILDAARRVFHNCGVSRSSLEKVAQEAGVTRGAVYWHFANKAELFFAVRDEFTQGVQAADAALLSDEFPDALEGIAASMLEFFRLLKASPHARQTFEIMMLRCEYVEEFTPVLQVVNEPCSDFKHKLGLAYQKAASQGVLRPGLDPEEMAADSLAFITGLFNQWISLPEAEGEQLDVPRRIHTHLNLRRPAPVPAAAPLAAAKA; the protein is encoded by the coding sequence ATGGCCAGGAAAACCAAAGCGGAAGCGGAGCTGACCCGCTTGCAGATTCTCGACGCGGCCCGCCGCGTTTTCCACAATTGCGGCGTGAGCCGCAGTTCCCTGGAAAAGGTGGCCCAGGAAGCGGGGGTCACCCGGGGGGCGGTGTATTGGCACTTCGCCAATAAGGCGGAGTTGTTTTTTGCCGTGCGGGACGAATTTACCCAGGGGGTTCAGGCGGCGGATGCGGCCCTGTTATCCGATGAATTCCCTGATGCCCTGGAGGGTATCGCCGCGTCCATGCTGGAGTTTTTCCGTCTGCTGAAAGCTTCCCCCCATGCCCGGCAGACCTTTGAAATCATGATGCTGCGCTGCGAATATGTGGAGGAATTCACCCCCGTGCTCCAGGTGGTGAATGAGCCTTGCAGCGATTTTAAACACAAGCTGGGTCTGGCTTACCAAAAGGCGGCTAGCCAGGGGGTACTGCGCCCGGGCCTGGATCCGGAGGAAATGGCGGCGGATTCCCTAGCCTTTATCACCGGCCTGTTCAACCAATGGATTTCCCTGCCCGAGGCGGAGGGGGAACAGCTGGATGTGCCTCGCCGTATCCATACCCACCTCAATCTGCGGCGCCCGGCCCCCGTCCCTGCCGCCGCGCCCCTGGCCGCTGCCAAAGCCTGA